Sequence from the Pedobacter sp. D749 genome:
ATCGTAATGCAAGCGCTTTAAGATTCCCAATCAAGTTGGGAATGACGAATCGAATAAGAATTTAAAAAAATAAAAAGATGAAAAAGTACATCATTCAATCCATCCGCTTAACACTTGTATTATTGGTACTGTTATGCGTAATATATCCGGTTACTGTTGCCTTTATCGGTAAAATGTCTAAAGGAAACGGGGGAGGAGAAAAAATCACCAAAAATGGTAAAACAGTAGGTTATGCATTATTGGGTCAGTCGTTTACCAAACCTCAATATTTTTGGGGAAGACCATCAGCTGTGGCCTACAATGCAGCAGGTTCTGCAGGTTCTAACAAAGGGCCATCAAATCCTGACTACTTAAAAGAAGTGCAATCGCGTATTGATACTTTATTGAAATACAATCCGGGCATCAAAAAATCAGATATCCCTGCCGATATGGTTACTGCTTCAGGAAGCGGACTTGATCCAAATATTTCTGAACAAGGTGCAGCCATTCAGATCGATAGGGTTGCTGCAGCACGTAAAATCGATGTGAAAAAAGTGAAAGAACTGGTTGCCATGAACACACTTAAACCATTTATGGGTGTATTCGGCCCTTCATCAGTAAATGTGCTGAAATTAAACCTTGCTCTTGATGCACTTTAATTAGAGCTTCTAAGTATCTTCATCTCGACCGTAGTGGAGAGATCTAATTCCTACAAGTTTAAAGATCTCTCCATTCCACTGCGTTCCATCCGATAGCTATCGGATCGAGATGACGACCGTTTAAAACAAAATATTTCCCAAAACAATAACAACGGCAATGCTTTAAGGCCTGGTATCAAACGAGCCTTGGCCTTAGGCTTTGCCTAATACAAACAATCAGTAAAATGAAAAAAATACTATTACTTGCCGCTACACTTACTACAGGGTTCTTTGCTAAAGCACAGGATGAACCAAAAATTAAAGTTACGGGTTACCTTGAAGCTTATTACGGATACGATTTTAACAAGCCTGCAGACCATAACCGTCCGGGTTTTATTTATTCGCATAACCGGGCAAACGAAGTAAACCTGAATCTTGGTTTTATCAAGGCCGCTTATGATAGCGGAATGATCAGGGCTAATTTAGCAGTAATGGCAGGAACTTATGCCAATGCTAATCTTGCTGCCGAGCCTGGTGTATTAAAAAATATCTTTGAGGCCAATGCCGGGGTAAAATTATCCAAAACAGAAAATCTTTGGATCGATGCCGGAATCTTTTCTTCGCACATCGGTTTTGAAAGTGCGGTTTCGAAAGATTGTTGGGTACTTACCAGAAATATTTCTTCAGAAAATACACCTTATTACGAATCGGGTGCGAAAATTACTTATGGTACCAAAGATGGAAAATTTACAGCTACCGCATTGTACCTGAATGGATGGCAGCGCATTACCCGCCAGAATGGAAATAATAAACCTGCCGGTGGACTTCAGCTGACCTGGAAACCAACCGATAAAATTACCGTAAATTACAGCAATTATCTTGGAACAGAAGGTGCTGATTCTGTTCGCGTAAACAGGTTTTACCACAATGTTTATGGGGTTTTTCAACTTACCGATAAGTTTGGTGTAACCCTTGGGTTTGATTACGGCACGCAACAAAAACAAAAAGGCAGCAGCGATAAAAGCGAAGTCATTTCTCCGGTAGCCATTGCACAATACAAATTTGCACCAAAATGGGCCGTTGCCGGGAGGTTTGAATATTATGAAGATAAAAACGGAATTTTTATTGCCACAGGCACGCCACAAGGTTTTAAAACCAAGGGTTATTCTTTAAATCTTGATTACTCGCCAATCGCCAATGCTGTTGTGAGGTTGGAAGGAAAAGCCTACGATAGCAAAGACAAAATATTTGCCAGGGAGGGCGCTGCGGTTAATGCCAATGCAAGTTTAACGGCAAGTATTGCGGTGTCGTTTTAAAAAATAAGTGCCGTCATCTCGAACGTAGTGGAGAGATCTGTTGAGTATCTGTTACATAGATCTCTCCATTTCGTTGCACTCCAGTCGAGATGACGACCCTTTAGAAATGAATTTTTTGAAAATCCAAAAACAATGCATCCCTATATAGAAATTATATTTAGCCTCTTTTTAGCGTTCTTAGGAATATTAATGATGCGAAAATTGAATTCGTTGAAAAGGAATAAAATAAGTGTAAAAAAAAGAAGTTATGCCACAGAAAAATACTTTAAACTGCTTTATAATAAGCTCTCTTTTAGGTTTATGATCGTATTATTTACATTGGTTATGATTGTTGCAATTACTATATTGATAGAAAAAGGAATAATGAATGTTACCTGGTAAATATGATGGAAGAAGAACAAAAAGAAGAGTCGGTCAGACATTTTTTAGATCTGGTTAAAAAATCCAGGCGCGGAAAGCTCAAAATCTATATTGGCATGAGTGCTGGTGTGGGTAAAACTTACCGTATGCTTCAGGAATCGCATGCATTACTGCGAAATGGGGTAGATATTTGTATCGGTTATGTAGAAACCCACAAAAGGGTAGAAACAGAAGCCCTTGTTACAGGCCTTCCGGTTATTCCGAGGCGGAAAATCTTTTATCGGGGCAAGGAAATCGAAGAGATGGATCTTAAAGGAATCATGAATCGCCATCCGGAGATTGTTATTGTAGATGAACTTGCCCATACCAATGCCGAAGGTAGTAAAAACACCAAACGCTGGCAGGATGTTTTCGATCTGCTTGAGGCAGGGATCAGCGTAATCTCTGCAGTAAATATTCAGCACCTGGAAAGCATTAATGAAGAAATTGAGCAGATTACAGGCATAGCTGTTACCGAACGGATCCCGGATAAGATATTGGAGCTAGCCGATGAGATCGTAAATATCGACCTTACAGCTGATGAACTGGTTACCCGCCTTAAAGAAGGCAAAATTTACGATCAATCAAAGATCGAAAGGGCATTGGGTAATTTTTTTCAATCTGATAAAATTCTTCAGCTGCGCGAGCTGGCCTTAAAAGAGGTAGTACACCAGGTAGAACGCAAAATCCAGACCGAAATTCCCAAATCAATTAAACTTAGGCCCGAACGCTTTTTGGCCTGTATTTCTTCCAACGCCGAAACTGCAGGCGTAGTGATCAGGAAAACAGCAAGACTTGCTTCCTATTATCGGTCGCCATGGATGGTGCTGTATGTACAAAGCGATAGTGAAAGCATGGAACGCATTAAACTGGATAAACAACGCCATCTGATTAACCATTTTAAACTGGCTACCGAACTGGGTGCTGAAGTAATTAAAATAAAAAGTAACGCTATTACCAGGACCATCATCGATATCGCCACTGAAAAAGAAGTAACCACGATATGCATTGGTAAACCTCATCTTAATATTTTTCAGGTAATTTTACGTACTGCGGTTTTTAATGGCTTGCTCAAGAATCTGGCGATGAAAGATATTGATCTCGTTATCCTATCTTAAAAATAAAAATTGCTGATCACACAATTCTCAATTAATCAAAACCATATTCCTTTATGTCGGTTGAAATAATAGGACCTAAGGATAGTGATATGGAAAAAAAGGATACTAAAACACATTTGATTAATGAAATTACCACTACAGGATTGCAAGCTGCGGCGAAGAAACTAGGTGCTTCGGCAAGTAAGGCACAGATTAAAAAGGGTGTTTCAAAACACATCAGTTTAATAGATGAGCTAATGCATATTGCTTTAATCAAAAATAAGGATTCATCGAAAAGGGTGCAGCGCAATATTGAATTTGTTGGCCTGGGTATAATGGCGGCGCATACTTTTTACCGTGGTTTTAAAACGAGAAAAAGGTTATTGATTTTCGAAGGGATTTTTCTTACAGCTGCTCTTGGTGGAGTGTTATTGGCCACGCAACTTAAAGCATTAAACGGCAAATAGTGTGATGTATAGGAGTTGCGGAAAGTCGTCATCTCGATCCGAGAGCTATCGGATGAAACGTAATGAAATGGGGCGATCTTCAATAGATTTAGCTTCGCTAAGCACTACCTGGTTTCTAGACTGCGTTGCCCTCTGATCGAAATGACGATTTTTTTATTGTGAATTACACCAATACCGAACCACCATCTACCACAATTACTTGCCCTGTGCCGTATTGTTGTTTCATGGTGTATAAAAATGCCTGTGCAATATCGCCGGCTTCTCCAACGCGCTTTACAGGTAAACGTTCACCCACACCAACATAGAGGTTATTTCTATCCTCATCGCTCATGCTGTTCCATAAATTGGTTTTAACCACACCTGGCGATACCAAATTTACACGTACTGGTGCCAGTTCTACAGCCATTGCACGGGTAAAACCTTCCATGGCGCCACAAATACTGGCTGCTACGCCCCAGCCGGCACTTGGCCGTGGGCTGGCAATACCTCCTGTTAAATTAATAGAACCACCTGCCTTAATTTTCTTTGCTGCATATTTAACTGCAGCAAAAGCACCCCAATACCTTAATGTAAAAAACTGACGGGCATCATCCAGGTCAGTTTCATCAATCGTATTCAAGACCAGATTTTCGCCTGCGGTATATACCAGGTGATCGAAAGATTCCACTGAATTAAAAAACTGTTTGATGTTTTCTTCTTTACTCAGATCTACGGCAAAGCCTTTGCAGTTTTCGGGTAAGGATTTTAATGCCTCATTAATCCTGTTTTCATTACCGGAAACAATTACCACTTTTGCACCATCGTACGCTGCGGCCTGTGCGGTTGCAAAACCTAGACCTGAGCTTCCACCTAATATGATCACTGTTTTTCCTTTGAGTGTAAATTCATTTGCTTTTATTTTCATGATGTTGTAAATTGAAGTGCAAATTTTGAGATATCAACGACCAATTCACTTACCAATTGGTAAAAACGGTCTGAGCTTGTATTTTTGTTACTCAACTCCATATCATATATAAATCCCAATGCCGAACAAACTTATCAGCTACCTGAAACTGTACCATCAAATTTCGGCAGAAGAAGAACAGTATATCATAGAAGCCTTTAATCTCAAAATGTTTAAAGAAGGAGAAGCGCTTTCCCAGCCAGACAGTATTAGCAAAGAACTTTTTTTTATTGTTGATGGCGTACTCCGGATCGTTATCCGAAATGAAAAGGGGAATGAAGTGACTCATTATTTTTTAAAGGAAAATCAGTTTTGTACGATATTGAATAGTTTCCATAAGCAGATACCAGCAGAAGAGTGTATACAAGCAGCCTGCAATTGTGAAGTTTTAGGCATTAGCAGAACAGCACTTTTGAAACTTTACGAACAGGTACCCTATCTAAAAACACTTATTGATCAGATTACACAACAAGCTTTGATAGACAAGATTAATATCCGAAATGCCTATTTGGGGCAGGATTCTGCCAATAGATACCGGTTGTTTGTTGCCCGTCAGGCCGATATTGCCCTGCGCGTATCATTAACAGATGTAGCTTCTTATTTGGGCATCACACCACAATCTTTATCCAGGATCAGAAGGCAGATCAATAGCTAGTTATTATCTTCACTAATTACAGGAACACTTTTTTAATAGTAGATAAAACATTGGCGTAGTGGCCATACCCGGCCAAATATTGATCAAGCCATTAAAAAAGCATCCTTATACATTAGGATTACTTTTTAGTGCCTCATAGGTACGTTCATTTAAGTGTGGTTAGAGGCTACTTTTGCATTTCTTACTTTAGCCTGTCCTTGTTCAAAAGCAATACCCGATTTTTGTAGCCTTGTCATTCATTTTAACATATTTATATGACACTTTTTAGCCAGAAAATTGTTCAATTTATATCACCACATAGCAATAGAAATTTTATCGTAAACATTATTAAAAATCAAAGAATGGATTTACAGTTAAAGCATAAAACAGCTTTTATAAGTGGCTCTACCGCTGGGATCGGATTCGCCATTGCTGAAAGTTTATTAAAAGAAGGTGTAAAAGTGATTATCAATGGCCGGTCGCAAAGCAGTGTGGATGATGCCGTGAAGTCGTTGCAAGGTATTGCCGGGAAAGATTTTATTTCAGGCATAGCTGCTGACTTTTCGAAAGCTGATGAAGTAAATAACCTGATTGATAAACTTCCGGAGATCGATATACTGATCAATAATGCGGGGATTTTTGAACCTAAAGCCTTTGAAGATATCAGTGATGATGATTGGTTTAGGTTTTTCGAAGTCAATGTAATGAGCGGAATCAGGTTATCTCGGCAGCTATTCCCTAAAATGTTAAAGAAAAATTGGGGCAGGATTATTTTTATCTCCAGTGAATCGGCAGTGTTTATTCCGGATGAAATGATCCACTATGGTATGACTAAAACTGCACAGCTGGCGGTTAGCCGTGGTTTGGCTGAACTAACCAAAGGTACTGAAGTAACCGTCAATTCAATTTTGCCTGGTCCTACCAAATCAAAAGGAGTTGGTGGTTTTATTGAAGATTTGGCTAAAACTGGAAACATTACCGTTGCTGAGGTAGAAGCCGATTTCTTTAAGAACATGAGGCCTACTTCATTACTGCAACGCTTTCTTGATGTAAGTGAAATCGCAAACGCAGTTACTTTTTATGTAAGTCCATTAGCCTCGGGAACCAATGGGGCAGCCATTAGGGTAGAGGGCGGTTTGGTGAGATCGATATTGTAGTTGGTTACTTTCAGGCTATGCTTACAGATCAGAATGGCTTCAGTTAATTAAATGGCTGCATTTGATAACTAATTTAGAGCCTGTTTAAATTTTTATGACAAAAATAAATGGCTTTTTGCTGTCACAAGAGCGTAGTCTAAGTGTTTTATTAATGCGTTGAAATGGTCTTCGACTACGCTCAGACTGACATACGAAATAAATTTTATTTAATTTTAAACAAGATCTTATAATATCTCATTATTTATCCAGCAATGCAGGAGAGCTTTATCAACTGAATAAAGAATGGTTTCACTAAGACTATGGTTTCTTAAATTGGATTTAAGGTTTAAAAAAAAATATTAATGTCTCAGAAATTAGAAGTTTGGCAACGAGGGCCGCTGCCCGAAATTATTCCGATGTTACAGCCTGTAGCACATGCCTTATTGCAGGCAAGGGAAGAGATTAATGATTATATGCTCGATTTCCCAGTCGAACTGCTTTGGCAACGCCCCGCAGGAATGGCATCTACAGGTTTTCATCTTCAACATTTAAGTGGGGTGCTTGATCGGGTATTTACTTATGCCAGGGCCGAGGGCCTTTCTGAATTTCAATTTGCCCAGTTGGCCGAAGAGGGTAAAGATTCAGCAAAGAGATATACCGTAGCAGATCTTGTTAACCGTTTCAATAAGCAGGTAGATCAGGCCTTAGTGCAAATCAAGAGTACAAACGAATCAACACTGTCCGATTATAGGGGCGTAGGGCGCGCAGGACTTCCTTCAACGGTTATTGGCCTGTTGTTCCATGCAGCAGAGCATACCATGCGCCATGTAGGGCAATTGATGGTTACCGTAGCCGTAGTGAAGAATAATAAATAAATTTAATTATTTGATAACCAGTTGTATATATTCTAATTTCATAAAAGATAATTCACTACTGCCATAAGGTTGTCACTAGGCTTGTTAAATTTGCTGAATGATTAAAATAATTTATGGATCACCTTAAATTAGCTACTACAATCAATCCCCACATTTTTAAAGATGGATATTACCAAAAGATTTGACCGGATACTACAGATATTTTTTTTATTGCAGTCTAAATCGATAGTCACTACTGAAGAATTACAAAAGCGTTTCGAAATCAGTTTAAGAACAATTTACAGGGATTTAAAAGCATTGGAGATTGCAGGTATTCCGATCGTAAATGAATCAGGATCTGGTTATTCAATTATGGAAGGTTTTAGGCTGCAGCCATCCAGGTTTAGTCAGGAAGAAATTCTTAGTTTAATGGTTGCCGAAAAAGTGATGCAGAAACATGAAACTGAATTTATTAAGAAACACTTTGAGGCGGCACTTATCAAAATAAAAAGTTCTTTTCAGGTGCATCAAAAAAGAGATTTCCTTCATTTAGAAGATACGATACATCTTAAAAACAACTTTACATCCAATGATTACCTGCCCAATATTATCGATGTTTTACTCAATAGTACTTTAAAGAAGAAAGTAGTTCATATTCATTACCTTAAAAGTGGCGATATTCACACGGTAGATAGATCTGTAGAACCCATAGGCGTATTCTACGAACACAGCCTTTGGTATCTTTTAGCTTATTGCCATCTAAGAAAAGATTACCGCAATTTTAGATTGGACAGGATTAAAAAAGTTTTGGTGCTTGAAGAAAAATTTACTATTGCACACCCACCAATTAACGAATTCAGGAATAAAAGTTTAGCCGAAAATGTGTTTAAAGTCGAAATTAAGGTAGACAGGAAGTATGCTCATTTTCTATATTGGGAGCGGCAGATTTTCGGATTTACAGGCGAAGAAATTTCAGATGATTTTGTGGTGATGTATTTCGACTGTTCCCTTGCAGTGGTTTCTTTTGTCCGCTGGTTTGTTAAATTTGTTGATGTGGCCGAAATTATAGAACCAGCCCATTTAAATAATGAGCTGGTTGAAATAATGGAATCTGGTTTAAAAAGGATAAACAATAAAAGAGCTATTTAAGCTCTTTTATTGTTTAATAACGATCCCAGAAAAATGGAGGCTCAATGCCTAAGGCCCTTAAATACACAAAGCCTTGCCCGCGGTGGTGTATTTCGTTATCAATGAAATATAAAATGTGGCTAATTATCGTAAACTCGTACTGCCCGAATAATTTAATTGTTTCGTGAAGCTGATCTTCAGAGATTTGGTTGAAGTATTCCACAATTTTTGGGGTATCCTCATCCCATTTATTTAGGATCTCTTCTTTGGTATTGAGTGGAAGATCATGACTAAAAGGCACTGTTTCTCTGGTAACCATTTCTTTTAAACCCGGAACATCAATCGATAACAACTCCTTAATTAATGCTGAAAAAGGTCTCATTCCGCCGATTGAAAATTCAAATAATTCTTTTTCAGGAAATTTTTCAATGGTTTTTCGGGTTAGTTTTCTGTGGCCTAACCAATGTTCTAGTAATTCGCCTTTAGTAATCATAGTTGCTGACATTTTGTTATATTATTTAATAGAACAAAGCTAAAACTGGCCTATGACAACTGTTTGTCAGTAGAAAAATGATATGTTACATTTTTTAAAAATTTCTATTCAGCGGGTTACCGATAGTTGTGGTTACTCAATGCTGTCCTTTATTTCAAACCTCTTTCTTTTAAAAGATTTTCTATCTCCTGACTGTTA
This genomic interval carries:
- a CDS encoding K(+)-transporting ATPase subunit C, coding for MKKYIIQSIRLTLVLLVLLCVIYPVTVAFIGKMSKGNGGGEKITKNGKTVGYALLGQSFTKPQYFWGRPSAVAYNAAGSAGSNKGPSNPDYLKEVQSRIDTLLKYNPGIKKSDIPADMVTASGSGLDPNISEQGAAIQIDRVAAARKIDVKKVKELVAMNTLKPFMGVFGPSSVNVLKLNLALDAL
- a CDS encoding porin encodes the protein MKKILLLAATLTTGFFAKAQDEPKIKVTGYLEAYYGYDFNKPADHNRPGFIYSHNRANEVNLNLGFIKAAYDSGMIRANLAVMAGTYANANLAAEPGVLKNIFEANAGVKLSKTENLWIDAGIFSSHIGFESAVSKDCWVLTRNISSENTPYYESGAKITYGTKDGKFTATALYLNGWQRITRQNGNNKPAGGLQLTWKPTDKITVNYSNYLGTEGADSVRVNRFYHNVYGVFQLTDKFGVTLGFDYGTQQKQKGSSDKSEVISPVAIAQYKFAPKWAVAGRFEYYEDKNGIFIATGTPQGFKTKGYSLNLDYSPIANAVVRLEGKAYDSKDKIFAREGAAVNANASLTASIAVSF
- a CDS encoding sensor protein KdpD, which produces MEEEQKEESVRHFLDLVKKSRRGKLKIYIGMSAGVGKTYRMLQESHALLRNGVDICIGYVETHKRVETEALVTGLPVIPRRKIFYRGKEIEEMDLKGIMNRHPEIVIVDELAHTNAEGSKNTKRWQDVFDLLEAGISVISAVNIQHLESINEEIEQITGIAVTERIPDKILELADEIVNIDLTADELVTRLKEGKIYDQSKIERALGNFFQSDKILQLRELALKEVVHQVERKIQTEIPKSIKLRPERFLACISSNAETAGVVIRKTARLASYYRSPWMVLYVQSDSESMERIKLDKQRHLINHFKLATELGAEVIKIKSNAITRTIIDIATEKEVTTICIGKPHLNIFQVILRTAVFNGLLKNLAMKDIDLVILS
- a CDS encoding SDR family oxidoreductase, with translation MKIKANEFTLKGKTVIILGGSSGLGFATAQAAAYDGAKVVIVSGNENRINEALKSLPENCKGFAVDLSKEENIKQFFNSVESFDHLVYTAGENLVLNTIDETDLDDARQFFTLRYWGAFAAVKYAAKKIKAGGSINLTGGIASPRPSAGWGVAASICGAMEGFTRAMAVELAPVRVNLVSPGVVKTNLWNSMSDEDRNNLYVGVGERLPVKRVGEAGDIAQAFLYTMKQQYGTGQVIVVDGGSVLV
- a CDS encoding Crp/Fnr family transcriptional regulator, which encodes MPNKLISYLKLYHQISAEEEQYIIEAFNLKMFKEGEALSQPDSISKELFFIVDGVLRIVIRNEKGNEVTHYFLKENQFCTILNSFHKQIPAEECIQAACNCEVLGISRTALLKLYEQVPYLKTLIDQITQQALIDKINIRNAYLGQDSANRYRLFVARQADIALRVSLTDVASYLGITPQSLSRIRRQINS
- a CDS encoding SDR family NAD(P)-dependent oxidoreductase, yielding MDLQLKHKTAFISGSTAGIGFAIAESLLKEGVKVIINGRSQSSVDDAVKSLQGIAGKDFISGIAADFSKADEVNNLIDKLPEIDILINNAGIFEPKAFEDISDDDWFRFFEVNVMSGIRLSRQLFPKMLKKNWGRIIFISSESAVFIPDEMIHYGMTKTAQLAVSRGLAELTKGTEVTVNSILPGPTKSKGVGGFIEDLAKTGNITVAEVEADFFKNMRPTSLLQRFLDVSEIANAVTFYVSPLASGTNGAAIRVEGGLVRSIL
- a CDS encoding DinB family protein produces the protein MSQKLEVWQRGPLPEIIPMLQPVAHALLQAREEINDYMLDFPVELLWQRPAGMASTGFHLQHLSGVLDRVFTYARAEGLSEFQFAQLAEEGKDSAKRYTVADLVNRFNKQVDQALVQIKSTNESTLSDYRGVGRAGLPSTVIGLLFHAAEHTMRHVGQLMVTVAVVKNNK
- a CDS encoding YafY family protein; this translates as MDITKRFDRILQIFFLLQSKSIVTTEELQKRFEISLRTIYRDLKALEIAGIPIVNESGSGYSIMEGFRLQPSRFSQEEILSLMVAEKVMQKHETEFIKKHFEAALIKIKSSFQVHQKRDFLHLEDTIHLKNNFTSNDYLPNIIDVLLNSTLKKKVVHIHYLKSGDIHTVDRSVEPIGVFYEHSLWYLLAYCHLRKDYRNFRLDRIKKVLVLEEKFTIAHPPINEFRNKSLAENVFKVEIKVDRKYAHFLYWERQIFGFTGEEISDDFVVMYFDCSLAVVSFVRWFVKFVDVAEIIEPAHLNNELVEIMESGLKRINNKRAI
- a CDS encoding DinB family protein, with the protein product MITKGELLEHWLGHRKLTRKTIEKFPEKELFEFSIGGMRPFSALIKELLSIDVPGLKEMVTRETVPFSHDLPLNTKEEILNKWDEDTPKIVEYFNQISEDQLHETIKLFGQYEFTIISHILYFIDNEIHHRGQGFVYLRALGIEPPFFWDRY